The nucleotide sequence CACCGCCGCCGGTGTCGGTGCCGACGCGGACCGCGGCGTCGACCCGGACGCCCGCGCCGCCGACTGACTCCCGGTGTCCCCTCCCTCCACGCCCCCGCTGCCGCCCTGACTCCCCCTGACGCCGCGGCCCTCCAGGCTCTCCGCCTCCACGCCCGTCCCCTCCCTGTTCGGTACGCATATACCGCTGTCGACGGACACCGCGGGTATGAGCGGTATCGAGCCCATCGAGACGGCCGACCCTGAGGACGCCTTCGCCGCCCTGGCCGACGAGACCCGCATCGCCATCCTCCGGGCGCTGTGGGAGGCTGACGAGGCGATGGCATTCTCGGAGCTCCGGGAGGCGGTCGGAATGGCTGACTCCGGACAGTTCAACTACCACCTCGACAAGCTCGCCGGCCGCTTCGTCGCCGAGACCGAGGCCGGCTACGCGCTCACGCTCGCCGGCCGCAAGATAAACGGCGCGGTCGACGGCGGAGCGTACACGATGACGGGCTCGTTCGACCCACTCGAACCGTCTGAGGCCTGCCCGTCCTGTGGCGGCGACCGTCGGCTGCGTTACGAGGACGAGCGGGTCACTGTCGAGTGTGATTCGTGTGCGCTGCACGCGACGACCGACGTTCCGCCCGGTGTCTTCGCCAGCTACGACCGCGAGGAGGTACCGGCGGTCGCGGACCGCTACTTCCGGACGATCTACAGCCAGCTCGCCAACGGCTTCTGCTGGTACTGCGAGGGACGGCTCGACTCGTCGGTCGTCCCCGGAGCGCGCCTCGTCGACGACCCGGCCGACCTCGCGGACTATCCCGAGTGGTACGACGAGTTCCCGCTGGTCACCTACCGGTGTCGGCGCTGCGGGACCGAACCCACGGCCGACCTCGGCACGGCGCTGGCCGACCACCCGGCCGTCGTCAGCTTCCACTACGACCGCGGGGTCGACATCCGCGAGCGCACGCAGTGGGAACTGGTCGCCTGGGACCCGGACCGCGCCCGAATCCGCGAGCGCGACCCCCTCCGGGCGGCCGTGACCTACACCGTCGACGGCGACGACTGCACGCTCGTCGTCGACGACGCGCTGGACGTCCAGCAGGTCGACCGGAGCGACGGGTAGCGAATCCCCCGGCGCTCCACCGCGGTCCAGCGGCCGCGCCCGGCCGTCAGCCGTGGGGCATGAGGACGACCATCTTCCAGCCGTCGTCCGTCCGCCGGAAGACGTGGGTCGTGGTGAGCCGCTCGAGCACCCCGTCGGCGGTGTAGCGAACCCACTGGACCCGCGCCCGTGCGCGGTCCTCGCCGACCGCCTCGACCGCGACCTCGTCGGCCGCCGAGCGGTCGTAGCCCCGCTCTACCAGCCCGTCCAGCACCGCGGTAAACAGTGCCTGCACGTCCTGGCGGGTCTCCAGCACGCGGACCCGCCCGCCGACGAGCATCGCCGGCTCGTGGAAGTGGGCGGCGATGGCCTCGGGGTCGGCGGTCGAGAAGACCTCGCCGTAGTCGTGGACGAACTGCCTGACCTCGTCTTCGGTGTCCATGCCGGCGACTCGCGGGACGGGGGGAAATAGCTGTCCGTGACGTAGCGTAGGCGGTGCCAAACTTTACCAGGGAGCCCGGTAGCAGTTCCCGGGTGATCCGAATGGGGGTGCTCGACCTGCTCCCCACGAGTGGGGGGTCAGTCCACTACGAGTGTCGACGGTGCGGGACGAACCTGCGGCGGGACCGACCCGCGTGTCCGGCCTGCGGCGGGAGCGTGGCGGCCTACGAGGTCTGACCTGCGGGGCGGCGCAGCCCGACCGCTGCCCGCCGGCGAAAAGCGGCGGCTCAGTCCCGCGGGCCGACGTACTCGGTGCCGTCCCAGTGGGCGGAGTTGTCCCGTGGCTCGTAGCCGAGGGCCTCCTTCGCGCGCTCCAGGCTGTAGTACTTCCGGTCGTTGTCCGAGATGCCGTAGACGATCTCGTAGCCGTACTCGGCCTCGAGCGCGCGCTCGTGGATGTGCGCGCAGTCCCGCATCGAGAGCCACATCGCCTGGCCGCGCTCGTAGTCCACGGGCGGGTGGTCCTCGTTGAGGTTGCCGATGCGGATGTTACAGACCGAGAGGTCGTGGCTGTCGTGGAAGTAGCGGCCGATGACCTCCCCCGCGACCTTCGAGATGCCGTACTTGTTGCCCGGCCGGGGGAGTTCGGTGCCGTCGAGCAGGAAGCCGTCGTCGGCGCGGTACATCTCCGGGGTGCGCTCGTCGGTCTCGAAGGCGCCGACGGCGTGGTTCGAGGAGGCGTAGACCACCTTCTCGACGCCCTCCTCGACGGCCACCTCGTAGACGGTGTGAGTGCCGTCGATGTTGTTCGCGAGGACGCTGTCCCAGGGGGCGCTGGGTCGGGGGTCGCCCGCGAGGTGGATGATGGCGCCGACGCCCTCGGCGGCGGGGGCGACGTCGGCCGGGTCCTCGACCTCGCCGGTCCAGTAGGGGTGGTCGGGCTCCTCGGCCGGGGGGTTGTGGTACAGCAACCGCCAGTCGTAGGCGTCGCCGAGCCCCTCGAGGATCGCCCGCCCGACGTGGCCGCCCGCGCCCGTGAGCAGAACCGGCTCGTCCATTCGGGTGTACCCACGTCCACCGCCGATAAGTAGCCAGCGGTTTTCCGCAGCCGACGCCCGGGCGGCCTCCTTCGGGCCCCTGGCTTTGCCGGGACCGACGGGCAGTTGTGTCCGCCGGGAGAGACGGGAGCATGAGCGACACCGCCGACGGCGCGGACCCCACGGACCCGCAGGTCGCCTGCTTCGAGGCCGGCATCAAGTTCGGCTCGCTGTACCACCAGTTCGCGGGCACGCCCGTCAGCCCCGCGAGCGCCCCCTCGCTGGCCGCGGCGATGGAGGAGGCCATCGAGAACCAGCCCCACTGCGAGTCCGTCACCGTCGACGTCCGCGAGGACGCGCTGGCGGAGGCGGTCGCGGAGGGGCCGGCGGAGTACACCGAGCTCACCGGCCGCTTCTTCGAGGCCGAGATCCACATCGCCTGCGAGGGGGTCGAGGTGGTCGCCGGGATGGCGATGGCCGACGGCTACCCGCTGATGGAGGTCCGCTCGGTGCGAAAGCGGGCGTGACGCCGGCGCCGCTGTGCCGGCGGGGCGGTGTCGTTCGGTTTCACTTTCAGTTTCGGGCGCGGATTTAACCCCACAGCGGGCGAAGTCCGGGTATGTCACAGTCGACGCTCGACGACGACGACCTCTTCGGCGAAGCGGCATCGGAGATGCGCGAGGACGTGGAGGAGTCGCTTTCGGCGGCCCGCGGGGCGCTGCCGGCCGCGGACGACGTCTGGGAGACCGACGCCGACAACACGCTGGGCGCGCTCAACGGGCTCAAGACCGCCCTCGACGTCGGCGACGCCCGCGACCACCTCCGGGACGCCAAGAAGTGGTACACGATGGGCGAGCGGGCCGACGCCTTCGAGGACGCCGACGACCTCGCCGCCGACATCGAGGCCGTCGAGGAGCTGGTCGAGGACATCGAGGACGCCCGCGAGCAGGTCACCGACCTCACCAGCACGCTCCCCCAGCTCAAAAGCTCCCTCGAGGAGGGCGCCGATGACGGGGCCGACGCCGAAAGCGACGCCGACGAGGCCGAGGCGGAAGCCTGACCCCGCTTCCCGCTACTCTCCCTTCTGCTCCCACTCGCGGTCTACCACGACACCCATGAGTGCCGCGAGTCCCTCGCCGGCGGCGTCCAGAAGGGCCGCCCCCTGCTGCTCGCTCGCCTCCCGGGGGTCGCCGACGACGCCGTTCCCGGAGAACTCGGCGCTGTCGTAGGCGAGATTCACGCCCGCCTCCCACTCCCCCCACCGGGCCGCACCGCCGGCGGCCGCCTCCTCCAGCCGCCCCTCGCGGACGAGCTCGGGCCGGGTCGCGAGCAGGAGGCTCGTCTCCATGGGTCCGGCGTGACCCATTCCGAGGTCGGTGTCGACGGCGTCGAACCAGGTGAACGGGGCGGTGTAGGCGACGCCGTCGCGGGTCAGCCGGGCGGCGACCTCCCGGAGGGCGTCGACGTTGCCCCCGTGGCCGTTGACCACCACGACGCGGTCCCAGCCGTGGTGCGCGAGGCTCTCGACGGTCTCGCGGACGTACGCCCGGAAGGTGTCGGGGCTGACCCACAGCGTGCCCGCGAAGTGGCGGTGTTCCTCGCTGACCCCGACGGGGACGGCGGGCGCGACGACGGCCTCGCCGTCGTAGGCGTCGGCCCCGCGGGCGGCCACGGCCTCGGCGGCCAGCGTGTCCGTTCCGAGGGGGGCGTGGGGGCCGTGTTGCTCGGTGCTGCCGACCGGGAGCAGCGCCACGTCCGCGTCCTTCTCGGCGTCGGTCCACGTCGTCTCCGCGAGGTGCATACCCGCCCTACCGCGGCGGCCCCAAAGAATGTGCAGGCTCCGCGTCAGTCGTCGGCGTCGGGCGTGGCCTCGGCCTGGCGGCGGCTGGCGCGCTCGACGAACTCCTCGGGGAGGTCGTCGATCTCGCCGGCCTGGACCGCCCAGAGGTTGGCGTAGAGGCCGTCCTCCGCGAGCAGGTCCCCGTGGGTCCCCCGCTCGACGACGCGGCCGTCCTCGAT is from Salinirussus salinus and encodes:
- a CDS encoding DUF6841 family protein — protein: MDTEDEVRQFVHDYGEVFSTADPEAIAAHFHEPAMLVGGRVRVLETRQDVQALFTAVLDGLVERGYDRSAADEVAVEAVGEDRARARVQWVRYTADGVLERLTTTHVFRRTDDGWKMVVLMPHG
- a CDS encoding dihydroneopterin aldolase family protein, whose amino-acid sequence is MSDTADGADPTDPQVACFEAGIKFGSLYHQFAGTPVSPASAPSLAAAMEEAIENQPHCESVTVDVREDALAEAVAEGPAEYTELTGRFFEAEIHIACEGVEVVAGMAMADGYPLMEVRSVRKRA
- the azf gene encoding NAD-dependent glucose-6-phosphate dehydrogenase Azf, with amino-acid sequence MDEPVLLTGAGGHVGRAILEGLGDAYDWRLLYHNPPAEEPDHPYWTGEVEDPADVAPAAEGVGAIIHLAGDPRPSAPWDSVLANNIDGTHTVYEVAVEEGVEKVVYASSNHAVGAFETDERTPEMYRADDGFLLDGTELPRPGNKYGISKVAGEVIGRYFHDSHDLSVCNIRIGNLNEDHPPVDYERGQAMWLSMRDCAHIHERALEAEYGYEIVYGISDNDRKYYSLERAKEALGYEPRDNSAHWDGTEYVGPRD
- a CDS encoding ArsR/SmtB family transcription factor — encoded protein: MSGIEPIETADPEDAFAALADETRIAILRALWEADEAMAFSELREAVGMADSGQFNYHLDKLAGRFVAETEAGYALTLAGRKINGAVDGGAYTMTGSFDPLEPSEACPSCGGDRRLRYEDERVTVECDSCALHATTDVPPGVFASYDREEVPAVADRYFRTIYSQLANGFCWYCEGRLDSSVVPGARLVDDPADLADYPEWYDEFPLVTYRCRRCGTEPTADLGTALADHPAVVSFHYDRGVDIRERTQWELVAWDPDRARIRERDPLRAAVTYTVDGDDCTLVVDDALDVQQVDRSDG
- a CDS encoding creatininase family protein produces the protein MHLAETTWTDAEKDADVALLPVGSTEQHGPHAPLGTDTLAAEAVAARGADAYDGEAVVAPAVPVGVSEEHRHFAGTLWVSPDTFRAYVRETVESLAHHGWDRVVVVNGHGGNVDALREVAARLTRDGVAYTAPFTWFDAVDTDLGMGHAGPMETSLLLATRPELVREGRLEEAAAGGAARWGEWEAGVNLAYDSAEFSGNGVVGDPREASEQQGAALLDAAGEGLAALMGVVVDREWEQKGE
- a CDS encoding DUF5790 family protein; this encodes MSQSTLDDDDLFGEAASEMREDVEESLSAARGALPAADDVWETDADNTLGALNGLKTALDVGDARDHLRDAKKWYTMGERADAFEDADDLAADIEAVEELVEDIEDAREQVTDLTSTLPQLKSSLEEGADDGADAESDADEAEAEA